In a genomic window of Callithrix jacchus isolate 240 chromosome 22, calJac240_pri, whole genome shotgun sequence:
- the RPS16 gene encoding small ribosomal subunit protein uS9, whose protein sequence is MPSKGPLQSVQVFGRKKTATAVAHCKRGNGLIKVNGRPLEMIEPRTLQYKLLEPVLLLGKERFAGVDIRVRVKGGGHVAQIYAIRQSISKALVAYYQKYVDEASKKEIKDILIQYDRTLLVADPRRCESKKFGGPGARARYQKSYR, encoded by the exons ATGCCGTCCAAGGGTCCGCTGCAGTCCGTGCAGGTCTTCGGACGCAAG AAGACAGCTACAGCTGTGGCGCACTGCAAACGCGGCAATGGCCTCATCAAGGTGAACGGGCGGCCCCTGGAGATGATCGAGCCGCGTACCCTCCAATACAAG CTGCTGGAGCCAGTTCTGCTTCTCGGCAAGGAGCGATTTGCTGGTGTGGATATCCGGGTCCGTGTGAAGGGTGGCGGTCACGTGGCCCAGATTTATG CTATCCGTCAGTCCATCTCCAAAGCCCTGGTGGCCTATTACCAGAAAT ATGTGGATGAGGCTTCCAAGAAGGAGATCAAAGACATCCTCATCCAGTATGACCGGACCCTGCTGGTAGCTGATCCCCGGCGCTGTGAATCCAAAAAGTTTGGAGGCCCTGGTGCCCGTGCTCGATACCAGAAATCCTACCGATAA